A window from Vicinamibacteria bacterium encodes these proteins:
- a CDS encoding peptidyl-alpha-hydroxyglycine alpha-amidating lyase family protein: MRRWILAVVALLGFALHLAGQDAAPAVMPVGLQGYKADPAWPQRPAGITWGEIPGVAVDARDNVWVFSREAPHLQVYAPDGKLLKTWPELEHKRAHHIKVDPEGGIWLSDVGLHTVRKFTPEGKLLLTLGTPGVPGEDRTHMNQPTDMAIVPSGDIFVSDGYGNNRVVHFDGKGGFVKAWGRRGNGPGEFNLPHAITVDSKGRLYVADRSNARIQVFDQSGTFVEQWRNLLVPWSLWITPQDEIWTSGSSPTLAFDPRGMTGLPPPDQAFMRLNTAGKLLELWCPRLGADGQEKPGETNWVHALAADSKGNLYAGDIRGHRVQKFVRVR, translated from the coding sequence ATGAGGCGCTGGATCTTGGCCGTCGTGGCCCTTCTGGGCTTTGCCCTCCATCTGGCTGGCCAGGACGCTGCCCCGGCGGTGATGCCCGTCGGGCTTCAGGGCTACAAGGCCGATCCCGCCTGGCCGCAGAGACCGGCCGGGATCACGTGGGGCGAGATCCCGGGTGTGGCCGTCGACGCGCGGGACAACGTTTGGGTCTTCTCGCGTGAGGCGCCCCACCTGCAGGTCTATGCGCCCGATGGAAAGCTTCTGAAGACATGGCCCGAACTCGAGCACAAACGGGCCCACCACATCAAGGTAGACCCCGAAGGCGGCATCTGGCTCTCTGACGTGGGCCTTCACACCGTCCGCAAGTTCACGCCCGAGGGCAAGCTGCTCCTCACTCTGGGCACCCCCGGCGTTCCCGGCGAGGACCGCACGCACATGAATCAGCCCACGGACATGGCGATCGTGCCGAGCGGCGACATCTTCGTTTCCGACGGCTACGGCAACAATCGCGTGGTCCACTTCGACGGGAAGGGCGGGTTCGTGAAGGCCTGGGGCAGGCGAGGCAATGGGCCCGGCGAATTCAACCTTCCCCATGCAATCACCGTCGACTCCAAAGGCCGGCTTTACGTGGCCGACCGATCGAACGCACGGATCCAGGTATTCGACCAGAGCGGCACCTTCGTCGAGCAGTGGCGCAACCTGCTCGTGCCCTGGAGCCTGTGGATCACTCCCCAGGACGAGATCTGGACATCGGGCTCCTCGCCGACCCTGGCCTTCGATCCGCGGGGAATGACGGGACTCCCTCCCCCGGACCAGGCGTTCATGCGGCTGAACACTGCCGGCAAACTGCTCGAGCTCTGGTGCCCGCGGCTGGGAGCGGATGGCCAGGAGAAGCCCGGTGAGACCAACTGGGTCCATGCCCTGGCCGCGGACTCGAAGGGCAACCTTTACGCCGGCGACATCAGGGGCCACCGGGTGCAGAAGTTCGTCCGGGTGCGGTGA
- a CDS encoding molybdopterin cofactor-binding domain-containing protein, with protein sequence MSATRREFLRATSLSGTALLLEIGWAGRVAVATEAGAFSPNAWLRIDGNGAVTITVGKSEMGQGVRTALPMLVAEELDVDLAGVSLIQAVPGPNFRRLRTGGSSSVYGSWGALRKAGAAAREMLVSAAAARWGVEAGECRSEVGAVVHSPTGRRLGYGSLVEAASKLKVPADPRLKDPGQFRLIGRPTLRLDAPRIVTGHARYGLDTRVPGLLYGAVERSPVIGGRVTHFDATRARAVPGVRQVVEIPSGIAVVGSDTWAAQKGRGALDVVWEDGPNAGFDSGVFRARLAEATKRPGHPSRREGAGLDALANAARTLDAVYEYPFQAHAPLEPMNTIADVRPGACEVWSPTQAPEEVRDEAAKILGLPKEAVVVNVTLIGGGFGRRLGLDYALEAVQVSKAIGARVQVMWTRPDDMRHGHFQPASAHRLTAGLDPSGALVAWGHRKAGSYLSIFPPPTEAEAKDPATWQDLSWGAYDIPYAIPAIETDYVLVDSPVPSGPWRAVFSPSCTFARESFLDEVAAMAKRDPCQLRLDLLDAPVLHVGSLTIDRGRLRRVLQTAAAQGGWGQPLPQGRGRGIAANVYDGDTHMAMCAEVTVSDGTVRVDRIVVAVDCGPVVNPLGVEEQIESGVVWGLATVLFGEITIANGRVQQGSYGDYAVPRLKDMPRVETHLLPATVAQPSGICEPPVPLVAPAVLNAVFAATGRRIRRLPLRPADLG encoded by the coding sequence ATGAGCGCCACCCGCCGCGAGTTTCTGCGCGCCACTTCCCTGTCCGGAACGGCGCTCCTGCTCGAAATTGGCTGGGCGGGAAGGGTGGCGGTGGCCACGGAGGCGGGGGCGTTCAGTCCCAACGCCTGGCTACGAATCGACGGCAACGGCGCGGTCACGATCACCGTCGGCAAGTCGGAGATGGGACAGGGTGTCAGGACGGCGCTGCCCATGCTCGTGGCCGAGGAGCTGGACGTGGACCTCGCGGGGGTCTCCCTCATCCAGGCCGTGCCGGGACCAAACTTTCGTAGGCTGCGCACGGGCGGGAGCAGCAGCGTCTACGGGTCCTGGGGCGCCCTTCGCAAGGCGGGCGCAGCGGCCCGCGAGATGCTGGTCTCCGCGGCGGCGGCGCGCTGGGGAGTTGAGGCGGGCGAGTGCCGCTCGGAAGTGGGTGCGGTTGTCCACAGCCCCACCGGACGGCGGCTCGGCTACGGGTCGCTCGTGGAGGCAGCCTCCAAGCTGAAGGTGCCCGCAGACCCCCGGCTCAAAGATCCCGGGCAGTTTCGGCTCATCGGCCGTCCGACCCTACGGCTGGACGCCCCCCGAATCGTGACTGGCCACGCGCGCTACGGCCTCGACACGCGCGTGCCCGGCCTGCTCTACGGCGCCGTGGAGCGCTCCCCCGTGATCGGGGGGCGCGTCACGCACTTCGATGCGACCCGGGCGCGGGCGGTTCCCGGCGTGCGCCAAGTGGTGGAGATCCCGAGCGGCATCGCGGTCGTGGGCAGCGACACCTGGGCCGCGCAGAAGGGACGCGGGGCCCTGGACGTCGTCTGGGAGGACGGACCGAACGCGGGGTTTGATTCCGGGGTCTTCCGCGCGCGATTGGCCGAGGCCACAAAGCGTCCGGGACACCCGAGCCGCCGTGAAGGCGCGGGCCTCGACGCCCTCGCCAACGCGGCTCGAACCCTCGACGCGGTCTACGAATATCCCTTTCAGGCCCACGCGCCCCTCGAGCCGATGAACACCATCGCCGATGTACGCCCCGGGGCTTGCGAGGTATGGTCGCCGACCCAGGCGCCGGAAGAGGTGCGCGACGAGGCGGCCAAGATCCTCGGCCTGCCAAAGGAAGCAGTCGTCGTGAACGTGACGCTGATCGGCGGTGGGTTCGGCCGCCGTCTGGGCCTCGACTACGCTCTCGAAGCGGTCCAGGTGTCGAAGGCGATCGGGGCCCGCGTCCAAGTGATGTGGACACGCCCGGACGACATGCGCCACGGGCACTTCCAGCCTGCCTCCGCGCACCGCCTCACGGCGGGCCTGGACCCGAGCGGGGCCCTCGTCGCCTGGGGTCATCGCAAGGCGGGTTCGTACCTGTCGATCTTCCCTCCCCCGACCGAGGCCGAGGCCAAGGATCCCGCCACTTGGCAGGATCTGTCTTGGGGGGCCTACGACATCCCTTACGCGATACCCGCCATCGAGACGGACTACGTCCTCGTGGATTCACCTGTGCCCTCGGGCCCCTGGCGGGCCGTGTTCTCGCCGTCCTGCACCTTCGCGCGGGAGTCCTTCCTCGATGAAGTGGCGGCGATGGCGAAACGCGACCCTTGCCAGCTTCGGCTGGACCTCCTCGATGCTCCCGTACTTCACGTCGGAAGCCTTACCATCGACCGCGGCCGCCTGCGTCGGGTCCTGCAGACGGCCGCCGCGCAGGGGGGCTGGGGCCAGCCGCTCCCCCAGGGCCGCGGCCGCGGCATCGCCGCCAACGTGTACGACGGCGATACCCACATGGCCATGTGTGCCGAGGTCACGGTGTCGGATGGCACGGTGAGGGTGGACCGGATCGTCGTCGCGGTGGACTGCGGGCCGGTCGTGAATCCCCTGGGGGTCGAGGAACAGATCGAGAGCGGTGTGGTGTGGGGCTTGGCGACCGTCCTCTTCGGCGAGATCACGATCGCGAACGGGCGCGTCCAACAGGGAAGCTACGGTGACTACGCGGTGCCGCGTCTCAAGGACATGCCCCGGGTGGAGACGCATCTCCTTCCCGCCACCGTCGCTCAGCCTTCGGGGATCTGTGAGCCTCCGGTCCCGCTTGTGGCCCCGGCCGTCCTCAACGCGGTCTTTGCCGCCACCGGTCGTCGTATTCGGAGACTACCCCTGCGGCCGGCGGACCTTGGCTAG
- a CDS encoding (2Fe-2S)-binding protein, translated as MPVFRLKVNGESRSVDAPADMPLLWILRDRLDLTGTKYGCGVGICGACTVHVDGRAVRSCQVVLPDVALASITTIEGLSKDGSHPVQRAWLEEDVAQCGYCQPGMIMNAAALLRENPRPTDAQIDAAMSDSVCRCGTYARIRRAVKRAGAAGR; from the coding sequence ATGCCTGTCTTTCGCCTCAAAGTGAACGGTGAATCCCGTTCCGTCGACGCCCCCGCCGACATGCCCCTCCTTTGGATCCTGCGCGATCGGCTGGATCTCACGGGCACCAAGTACGGCTGCGGCGTCGGGATATGCGGGGCCTGCACCGTCCATGTCGACGGGCGGGCGGTGCGGTCGTGCCAAGTCGTCCTGCCGGACGTAGCCCTCGCCTCCATCACCACCATCGAGGGTCTGTCCAAGGACGGGAGCCACCCCGTCCAGCGAGCCTGGCTCGAAGAGGACGTGGCCCAATGCGGATATTGCCAGCCGGGGATGATCATGAATGCCGCCGCGCTCCTGAGGGAAAACCCCCGTCCCACCGACGCCCAGATCGACGCCGCCATGTCCGACTCCGTGTGCCGTTGCGGCACCTACGCGCGAATCCGCCGAGCGGTGAAACGCGCGGGGGCGGCGGGCCGATGA
- a CDS encoding aldo/keto reductase encodes MVMKRREALEAMAALTVGGVTGGTNAAGEQRAGARGRDPDEGSKDMPYRMLGRTGEKVSAIGLGGHHIGRPQDAREGIRIIRSAIDRGITFMDNCWDYHDGESERRMGQALRDGYRQRVFLMTKFDGRTKASTERQINESLQRLACNTIDLMQYHENIRMEDPDRFFAADGPLEALQDAKKAGKIRYIGFTGHKDPAVHLRMLEVAEAHGFAFDACQMPLNPMDAHFRSFEKLVPRLVQQGIAVLGMKPMGDGLLLKSGTVTPVECLHYALGLPTSVVITGCESMERLDQALEAARTFRPPSRGQVAALLAKTRQAALTGQYELFKTTNQFDGTAHNPQWMG; translated from the coding sequence GTGGTCATGAAGAGGAGAGAAGCCCTGGAGGCCATGGCGGCGCTCACCGTGGGCGGCGTGACCGGCGGAACCAATGCCGCCGGGGAGCAGCGGGCGGGCGCTCGAGGTAGAGACCCGGACGAAGGTTCGAAGGACATGCCTTATCGCATGCTCGGCCGCACCGGCGAGAAGGTCTCCGCGATCGGGCTCGGCGGCCATCACATTGGCCGCCCTCAGGACGCGCGCGAAGGGATCCGGATCATTCGCAGCGCGATCGACCGCGGCATCACGTTCATGGACAACTGCTGGGACTACCACGACGGGGAGAGCGAGCGGCGCATGGGACAGGCCCTCCGCGACGGCTATCGGCAGCGCGTCTTCCTCATGACGAAGTTCGACGGCCGCACCAAAGCGTCCACGGAGCGGCAGATCAACGAATCGCTGCAGCGCCTGGCGTGCAACACCATCGACCTCATGCAGTACCACGAGAACATCCGGATGGAGGACCCCGACCGCTTCTTCGCCGCCGACGGGCCGCTCGAAGCGCTGCAGGATGCGAAAAAGGCGGGCAAGATCCGCTACATCGGCTTCACTGGCCACAAGGATCCCGCCGTGCACTTGCGCATGCTGGAGGTCGCCGAAGCCCACGGGTTCGCGTTCGACGCCTGCCAGATGCCACTCAACCCCATGGACGCGCACTTCCGTAGCTTCGAGAAGCTCGTTCCCCGGCTCGTCCAGCAAGGCATCGCCGTGCTGGGCATGAAGCCCATGGGCGACGGCCTGCTCCTGAAGAGCGGGACGGTCACTCCCGTCGAGTGTCTCCACTACGCACTGGGCCTTCCGACGTCGGTCGTGATCACGGGTTGCGAGAGCATGGAACGCCTCGACCAGGCCCTGGAGGCGGCTCGCACGTTCCGGCCGCCCTCGCGGGGGCAAGTGGCGGCGCTCCTCGCCAAGACGCGGCAGGCGGCCCTCACCGGGCAGTACGAGCTGTTCAAGACCACCAACCAGTTCGACGGCACCGCGCACAATCCGCAGTGGATGGGCTGA
- a CDS encoding serine/threonine-protein kinase has product MTRLPGTIGRYEIQRELGRGMMGVVYEAHDPALSRVVALKTINPTYVTLPADREDFERRFAAEARIAARLSHPGIVVVHDVGRDEESGLLFIAFERLPGESLAAIIGKGVRFPWKESLQIIRRVAEALQHAHEKGVVHRDIKPANIILPPSGQPKVLDFGIAKLQAVHLTAAGQFFGTPLYMSPEQALSEKVDARSDIFSLGSVAYALLTGRQAFEGESVMQILGRVVNQNPVPPGALDSSLPAAVDYVIARSLAKSRQDRYPEARCLAEDLEDITNGRAPRHRAGWVQPPPSPPEIEATLVAELGPAAFMPTITVGPAPGSAEPIPPLPPALRAGRKGNGRRLPARTLVLVVALFLALTGLVWSRHLINPSQPAPVTSTPAAAPAPATLPAVPEPASPAPSPLAQPARVVVDFEYPLESGRVRLWLDGEELLVERVRGEVTKDLVLFKLKGGVLTEVLDVMPGTHQVRVEVSWEDQVRTRDIGSRFRPGETYRLEVRLGRLKKDLSLRWTR; this is encoded by the coding sequence ATGACACGTCTCCCTGGAACGATCGGACGATACGAAATCCAGCGCGAGCTCGGCCGCGGGATGATGGGCGTCGTCTACGAAGCCCACGATCCGGCGCTGAGCCGCGTCGTCGCCCTCAAGACCATCAACCCGACCTATGTCACCCTCCCCGCCGACCGCGAGGACTTCGAGCGGCGCTTCGCCGCCGAGGCGCGTATCGCGGCACGGCTCTCGCACCCCGGGATCGTGGTGGTTCACGACGTGGGGCGCGACGAGGAGAGCGGCCTGCTCTTCATTGCCTTCGAGCGCCTGCCCGGGGAGAGCCTGGCCGCCATCATCGGGAAGGGTGTCCGGTTCCCGTGGAAGGAGAGCCTCCAGATCATCCGCCGCGTGGCCGAGGCCCTCCAGCACGCCCACGAAAAGGGGGTGGTGCACCGTGACATCAAGCCCGCGAACATCATTCTCCCGCCCTCGGGGCAGCCCAAGGTCTTGGACTTCGGGATCGCCAAGCTGCAAGCGGTACACCTGACGGCGGCGGGCCAGTTCTTCGGCACGCCGCTCTACATGTCGCCCGAGCAGGCCTTGAGCGAGAAGGTCGACGCGCGCAGCGACATCTTCTCGCTGGGATCGGTGGCCTACGCCCTCCTGACGGGGAGGCAGGCCTTCGAAGGCGAGAGCGTGATGCAGATCCTCGGGCGGGTAGTGAATCAGAACCCGGTCCCGCCCGGGGCACTCGATTCCAGTCTCCCGGCAGCCGTTGACTATGTGATTGCACGCTCACTCGCCAAGTCCCGGCAGGACCGCTATCCAGAGGCCCGCTGCTTGGCTGAGGACCTGGAGGACATCACCAACGGGCGAGCACCCCGGCACCGCGCAGGGTGGGTGCAACCCCCGCCCTCCCCCCCGGAGATAGAAGCCACGCTGGTTGCGGAGCTGGGACCGGCCGCTTTCATGCCCACGATCACGGTAGGGCCTGCCCCGGGGTCGGCCGAACCGATCCCACCCCTCCCCCCCGCACTCCGGGCAGGTCGGAAGGGCAACGGACGGCGGCTGCCCGCTCGGACCCTGGTGCTCGTGGTCGCGCTTTTTCTCGCTCTGACCGGCCTCGTTTGGAGCCGTCACTTGATCAACCCTTCCCAGCCGGCGCCAGTCACGTCGACCCCCGCCGCCGCGCCCGCTCCGGCGACACTGCCGGCCGTGCCCGAGCCGGCGTCCCCCGCTCCCTCCCCCCTCGCCCAGCCCGCCCGGGTCGTGGTCGACTTCGAATACCCCCTCGAGTCGGGCCGCGTTCGGCTCTGGCTCGACGGCGAGGAGCTGCTCGTGGAGAGAGTGAGGGGCGAGGTCACGAAGGACCTCGTGCTCTTCAAGCTCAAGGGCGGCGTGCTGACGGAGGTGCTGGATGTCATGCCAGGCACACATCAGGTGCGGGTGGAAGTGAGTTGGGAGGACCAGGTCCGGACCCGGGACATCGGATCGCGCTTCCGTCCGGGCGAGACCTACCGGCTGGAGGTGCGCCTCGGCCGCCTCAAGAAGGACCTGTCCCTCCGCTGGACGCGTTGA
- a CDS encoding SRPBCC family protein has protein sequence MMQPILLLGALAMSSPSPEPFVPARLTRSYTQHLDAPPGVVFPLLGPVQEKQWAHGWDPAFVYPPGGVDERGCVFMTGGGASVWILTVFDAPGLRVGYVQVTPGVRVAELSITLAPAGTTGTVAVISYTWTALSAKSNEFMEAHRGPLFEEGMREWEAGFNAYLRGRAKE, from the coding sequence ATGATGCAGCCGATCCTTCTGCTCGGTGCACTCGCCATGAGCTCGCCGAGCCCAGAGCCCTTTGTGCCCGCGCGACTGACGAGGTCCTATACGCAGCACCTCGACGCGCCTCCGGGTGTGGTCTTTCCGCTCCTCGGGCCCGTGCAGGAGAAACAGTGGGCGCACGGCTGGGATCCGGCGTTCGTTTATCCGCCGGGCGGGGTGGACGAGAGGGGATGCGTGTTCATGACCGGCGGCGGGGCCAGCGTGTGGATACTCACGGTGTTTGACGCGCCGGGCCTGCGGGTGGGGTATGTGCAGGTCACACCTGGCGTACGAGTGGCGGAGTTGAGCATCACGCTGGCCCCCGCGGGGACGACGGGAACCGTAGCCGTGATCTCGTATACCTGGACCGCCCTCTCCGCCAAGAGCAATGAGTTCATGGAGGCCCATCGTGGCCCGCTGTTCGAAGAGGGCATGCGGGAGTGGGAGGCTGGGTTCAACGCTTATTTGAGGGGGCGGGCGAAGGAGTAG
- a CDS encoding LLM class flavin-dependent oxidoreductase → MDIGIFQLLPQPEGLSDRDVIAQAEWEVDLAEAGGYSSVWVTEHHLSPFGLVGAPSVYAAAVAARTERITIGYGVAVVPLHHPLRLAEEIAWIDHLSRGRLIVGVGPGFSPYEFAAFGVPLGDRHRRLEEGLAILRGALGQSSFAHSGDYWTFPRVALRPRPYHGAVPPFLRACSSLESVRQAAHEGTPLMLGLKSNPEIAERVKAYRAIRSELGLSAAEIDREVAAFRVLRRVSVADTDEGALAAVKQALIWEGETARRVHGPATPGAGATTADGGAVRDGGEVSGACVGTPATVAAELVALRNLGIQHVIAWLNFGDMPYARVRRSMELMAQEVIPLVVEDVSEESSVAKAKVG, encoded by the coding sequence ATGGACATAGGTATCTTTCAGCTCTTGCCCCAACCCGAGGGGCTATCCGACCGGGACGTGATCGCGCAGGCAGAGTGGGAAGTGGACCTGGCAGAGGCCGGGGGTTACAGCAGCGTCTGGGTGACCGAGCACCACTTGTCGCCCTTCGGGCTCGTGGGGGCGCCCTCCGTCTATGCGGCCGCGGTTGCCGCGCGGACGGAGCGGATCACGATAGGTTACGGAGTTGCGGTCGTTCCTCTGCATCACCCCCTGCGGCTCGCGGAGGAGATCGCATGGATCGATCACCTTAGCCGGGGTCGTTTGATTGTGGGTGTCGGTCCCGGTTTCAGCCCCTATGAGTTCGCTGCGTTCGGCGTGCCGCTTGGCGACCGTCACCGGCGTCTGGAGGAGGGGCTTGCTATCCTGCGGGGGGCGCTGGGACAGTCGTCGTTCGCGCATTCGGGTGACTACTGGACCTTTCCTCGCGTCGCGTTGAGGCCGCGGCCCTACCACGGAGCGGTGCCCCCCTTCCTGCGAGCCTGCTCGAGCCTCGAGTCTGTCCGACAGGCCGCCCATGAAGGGACGCCCCTCATGCTCGGCCTTAAGTCCAATCCGGAGATTGCCGAGAGAGTCAAGGCGTACCGAGCGATCCGAAGCGAGCTCGGCCTGTCTGCGGCCGAGATCGATCGTGAGGTGGCCGCCTTCCGTGTCCTGCGCCGCGTCAGCGTGGCCGACACGGACGAGGGCGCCCTGGCCGCCGTGAAGCAGGCTTTGATCTGGGAAGGGGAGACCGCCCGGAGAGTGCATGGTCCCGCGACCCCCGGGGCCGGGGCTACAACCGCTGATGGTGGTGCCGTACGGGATGGGGGGGAGGTCTCGGGCGCGTGCGTCGGAACCCCGGCGACAGTGGCGGCCGAGCTGGTCGCCCTACGGAACCTCGGCATCCAGCACGTGATCGCGTGGCTCAACTTCGGCGACATGCCGTACGCCAGGGTCCGGCGATCGATGGAGCTCATGGCGCAAGAGGTCATCCCCCTCGTCGTGGAGGACGTGTCGGAAGAGTCAAGCGTGGCGAAGGCGAAAGTCGGATAG